Proteins from one Chitinophaga oryzae genomic window:
- a CDS encoding RHS repeat domain-containing protein, whose protein sequence is MNYDYGFTNQAFSGNIAGIRWKGWNDTAQRAYGYNYDQISRLKSAGFSQLTSGNWQNGAVDFTVSNINYDANGNLLTMKQRGQVDNAEGEVDKLSYRYNDNSNQLKSVYDTVRAKTGLGDFTDSQTDGVDYAYDGVGNLTRDGNKQIASISYNHLNLPELITVTGKGNIQFMYDAGGNKVRKIVTDNTTGTAKVTTTDFLGGFVYENDSLRFAGHEEGRIRTVYQAGQTPTFVYDYFVKDHLGNTRLVLTEQTNFTMYAATMETPNAATENLLFSNIDNTRSNKPVGYPADESAGKNESVAKLTSTGTGKKIGPSLVLRVMAGDTIQLSSKAFYKSNGPVDKNSPVVPAENMLADLINAFGGATSADATHGAPASVASTPFNANFYNNDYRQLKEKNPDQQPGKPKAYLNYVLFDDQFKMVEQNSGVKQVKAEPDQLQTLSQDKMVMEKSGFLYVYTSNESPQEVFFDNLMVAQMSGPVLEETHYYPFGLTMAGISANALVGKNYPENRKKYNGIEFTNELDLNTYDAQLRNLDPQIGRWNQIDPKIEKMEMWSPYTSNYDNPIRYNDFLGDEPNGPGDPIKKVGLVTGREYNLTAPTTIGSALKYISQYAVGTANEVIAGINQNLNPVYAAVNGIQALVTGKDIQTGQPMTAGDAAISAASAIPIGKALGMAGKVMGAVEGAVVRGAERTVTEKVAGSAVEMATQPEYTFTKSAGKHLTEVVKRGENAGQLARPYMRSPLAIQEIMSAGKGIPDATFKGGMNWKVPGTFRNSQGVWELGINPETKVIYHFNFVH, encoded by the coding sequence TTGAACTACGATTATGGATTTACCAATCAGGCTTTTAGTGGTAATATTGCCGGTATCCGTTGGAAAGGTTGGAATGACACCGCTCAGCGTGCCTACGGCTATAACTATGATCAGATCAGCCGGTTGAAAAGTGCCGGGTTCTCCCAACTTACTTCCGGAAACTGGCAGAACGGGGCGGTGGACTTTACCGTGAGCAATATTAATTATGACGCTAATGGTAACCTGTTGACGATGAAACAACGCGGTCAGGTGGATAATGCGGAAGGTGAGGTAGATAAATTGAGCTACCGTTATAATGATAACAGCAACCAGCTGAAATCGGTATATGACACGGTAAGGGCTAAAACCGGCCTGGGAGATTTTACCGATAGCCAGACGGATGGCGTTGACTATGCCTATGACGGAGTGGGCAACCTTACCCGTGACGGGAACAAACAAATCGCTTCCATCAGCTACAACCACCTTAACCTGCCGGAACTGATAACCGTTACCGGGAAGGGAAATATACAGTTTATGTACGATGCGGGTGGTAATAAGGTGCGCAAGATCGTTACCGATAATACTACCGGCACCGCTAAGGTGACCACCACAGATTTCCTGGGCGGCTTTGTCTATGAAAATGACAGTCTGCGTTTTGCCGGACATGAAGAAGGACGGATCCGGACTGTTTACCAGGCCGGTCAGACGCCGACATTTGTCTACGACTATTTTGTAAAAGACCATCTTGGCAATACCCGGCTGGTACTCACAGAGCAGACGAACTTCACCATGTATGCCGCGACCATGGAAACGCCCAATGCCGCGACAGAGAACCTGTTGTTCAGTAACATCGACAATACCCGGAGTAATAAACCCGTAGGGTACCCGGCGGACGAGAGCGCCGGTAAAAATGAATCTGTCGCTAAACTGACCTCGACTGGCACCGGTAAAAAGATCGGTCCATCGTTGGTGTTAAGGGTAATGGCCGGTGACACCATCCAGTTGAGCAGCAAGGCTTTTTATAAATCCAATGGTCCGGTGGACAAGAATAGTCCTGTTGTACCTGCTGAAAATATGCTGGCAGACCTGATCAATGCATTTGGTGGCGCCACCTCCGCGGATGCCACCCACGGCGCTCCTGCATCAGTGGCTAGTACGCCTTTCAACGCCAATTTCTACAATAATGATTATCGTCAGCTGAAAGAGAAGAACCCCGATCAGCAACCCGGCAAGCCCAAAGCTTACCTGAACTACGTTTTATTTGACGATCAGTTTAAAATGGTAGAGCAAAACAGCGGGGTGAAGCAGGTAAAAGCCGAGCCTGATCAGTTGCAGACCCTGTCTCAGGATAAGATGGTCATGGAAAAGAGCGGATTTTTGTATGTTTACACCAGTAATGAAAGTCCACAGGAAGTGTTCTTTGATAACCTGATGGTAGCGCAAATGAGTGGTCCGGTGCTGGAGGAGACGCATTATTATCCGTTTGGGTTGACGATGGCGGGGATTAGTGCGAATGCGTTGGTGGGGAAAAACTATCCGGAGAATAGGAAGAAGTATAACGGAATAGAGTTTACGAATGAGTTGGACTTGAATACATATGATGCGCAGTTGAGGAATCTTGATCCACAGATAGGTAGGTGGAACCAGATAGATCCGAAGATTGAGAAAATGGAGATGTGGAGCCCGTATACTTCTAACTATGATAACCCAATTAGGTACAATGACTTTTTAGGAGATGAACCCAATGGGCCAGGAGATCCTATTAAAAAAGTTGGCCTTGTTACTGGCAGGGAGTATAATTTGACTGCTCCAACTACTATTGGATCTGCGCTTAAATATATAAGCCAGTATGCCGTAGGAACAGCGAATGAAGTAATCGCCGGGATAAATCAGAATCTAAATCCTGTTTATGCTGCTGTAAATGGGATTCAGGCATTAGTTACTGGAAAGGACATACAAACCGGACAGCCTATGACTGCCGGTGACGCGGCAATAAGTGCAGCTTCCGCTATTCCTATCGGAAAAGCTTTGGGAATGGCTGGAAAAGTGATGGGAGCAGTAGAAGGTGCAGTGGTGCGTGGTGCTGAGCGGACAGTCACGGAAAAAGTGGCTGGTAGTGCTGTTGAAATGGCAACGCAACCTGAGTATACATTTACTAAGTCCGCCGGGAAGCATTTAACAGAGGTGGTAAAGCGAGGAGAAAATGCAGGACAGCTTGCAAGACCTTATATGAGATCACCTTTAGCTATTCAAGAAATTATGTCTGCAGGTAAAGGTATTCCTGACGCAACATTCAAAGGCGGGATGAATTGGAAAGTACCGGGGACATTTAGAAATTCTCAGGGCGTTTGGGAATTAGGAATCAACCCTGAAACGAAAGTTATTTATCATTTTAACTTTGTTCACTGA